A region from the Paenarthrobacter aurescens genome encodes:
- a CDS encoding dihydrofolate reductase, which translates to MNTPTPETPSQLPGVIFTQETAARMTGIGMVWAQTKSGVIGKDGSMPWHLPEDLKHFSQLTTGHPVIMGRKTWLSFPEKYRPLPGRTNIVVTRNAEWASTPEAEGAVVVSSLDAALLESQFAPGGQKVWIIGGGEIFEQSMGIANLAVITIIDADVDGDTYAPELGDDWTFDAVAPSEGWLTAKNGTNYRFTTWRRNASQKSQED; encoded by the coding sequence ATGAACACCCCCACTCCAGAGACCCCCTCGCAGCTTCCCGGCGTCATCTTTACCCAGGAGACCGCCGCCCGGATGACGGGCATCGGCATGGTCTGGGCACAGACCAAGTCCGGTGTGATCGGCAAAGACGGATCCATGCCGTGGCACCTGCCCGAGGACCTGAAGCACTTCAGCCAGCTCACCACCGGGCATCCCGTCATCATGGGCCGCAAGACGTGGCTTTCATTCCCCGAAAAGTACCGTCCGCTTCCGGGCCGCACCAATATTGTGGTGACCCGCAACGCTGAGTGGGCTTCCACGCCCGAGGCCGAGGGCGCCGTCGTGGTTTCCTCCCTTGACGCGGCCCTGCTGGAATCGCAGTTCGCACCCGGTGGCCAGAAAGTATGGATCATCGGTGGCGGAGAAATCTTTGAGCAGTCCATGGGCATCGCCAACCTGGCGGTCATCACCATCATTGACGCCGATGTGGACGGCGATACCTACGCCCCCGAACTCGGTGACGACTGGACCTTCGATGCCGTAGCCCCATCCGAAGGCTGGCTCACCGCCAAGAACGGCACCAACTACCGGTTCACCACATGGCGCCGGAACGCAAGCCAGAAAAGCCAGGAAGACTAA
- a CDS encoding NF038396 family protein: MLKKPETLFVLGYMLLPLFALISAIVGLTMILGGNKIAGIIVLIVVTQVFTFGAFFALRKRKALLLQEHDAGTL, translated from the coding sequence ATGCTGAAAAAACCTGAAACCCTGTTCGTGCTGGGCTATATGCTGCTGCCGCTCTTCGCCCTGATCTCCGCCATTGTGGGACTGACCATGATCCTGGGCGGCAACAAAATCGCGGGAATCATTGTGCTGATCGTGGTCACGCAGGTGTTTACCTTCGGTGCGTTTTTCGCCCTGCGCAAGCGCAAGGCCCTCTTGCTCCAGGAACACGACGCCGGCACCCTCTAG
- the asd gene encoding aspartate-semialdehyde dehydrogenase — MTTAANPSVGLVGWRGMVGSVLMQRMQDENDFANINPVFFSTSNAGGAAPSFAEGSGKLEDAFDLETLAKLPIIVTAQGGDYTKQVHGELRNRGWDGLWIDAASTLRMNDDSIIVLDPINRDVIDAGLSGGVKDFIGGNCTVSCMLMGLGGLFKNNLVEWGTSMTYQAASGGGARHMRELLNQFGTLNNEVSSELEDPASAILEIDHKVLAAQRTGVDATQFGVPLAGSLIPWIDADLGNGQSKEEWKAGVETNKILGTGNGTAGKDHIAMDGLCIRIGAMRSHSQALTLKLREDLSVTEIENLLAKDNEWAKVVPNTKEASMADLTPVAASGTLDIPVGRIRKLEMGPEYISAFTVGDQLLWGAAEPLRRMLNIVTGKL; from the coding sequence ATGACTACAGCAGCTAATCCGTCCGTTGGACTGGTCGGTTGGCGTGGCATGGTCGGCTCCGTCCTGATGCAGCGCATGCAGGACGAGAACGACTTCGCCAACATCAACCCGGTATTTTTCTCCACCTCGAATGCAGGAGGTGCCGCCCCGTCCTTTGCTGAGGGGAGTGGCAAGCTCGAGGATGCGTTCGATCTTGAGACGCTGGCCAAGCTGCCCATTATTGTCACCGCCCAGGGTGGCGACTACACCAAGCAGGTCCACGGCGAACTCCGCAACCGCGGCTGGGACGGCCTGTGGATCGATGCTGCCTCCACCCTGCGGATGAACGACGATTCCATCATTGTGCTGGACCCCATCAACCGCGATGTCATTGATGCCGGCCTGTCCGGTGGCGTGAAGGATTTCATCGGCGGCAACTGCACGGTTTCCTGCATGCTGATGGGCCTCGGCGGCCTCTTCAAGAACAACCTGGTGGAGTGGGGCACCTCCATGACCTACCAGGCTGCCTCCGGTGGTGGCGCGCGGCACATGCGTGAACTCCTCAATCAGTTCGGCACCCTCAACAACGAGGTCAGCAGCGAACTGGAAGACCCGGCGTCGGCCATTCTCGAAATTGACCATAAGGTCCTCGCGGCACAGCGCACCGGCGTTGACGCCACCCAGTTCGGCGTGCCGCTGGCAGGCTCCCTCATTCCCTGGATCGATGCCGACCTCGGCAACGGCCAGTCCAAGGAAGAGTGGAAAGCCGGCGTGGAAACCAACAAAATCCTCGGTACCGGCAATGGCACTGCGGGCAAGGACCACATTGCCATGGACGGCCTGTGCATCCGCATCGGTGCCATGCGTTCACACTCCCAGGCCCTCACGCTCAAGCTGCGCGAAGACCTGTCCGTGACGGAAATCGAAAACCTCCTGGCCAAGGACAACGAGTGGGCCAAGGTTGTGCCCAACACCAAGGAAGCCTCCATGGCGGACCTGACCCCCGTGGCAGCATCCGGCACGCTGGACATCCCCGTGGGCCGCATCCGGAAGCTCGAAATGGGCCCGGAATACATCAGCGCCTTCACAGTGGGAGACCAGCTCCTGTGGGGTGCAGCCGAGCCGCTGCGCCGCATGCTGAACATTGTGACGGGCAAGCTCTAG
- a CDS encoding winged helix DNA-binding domain-containing protein — MPSQRATLTPRIMGRLRLASQGLLGGGFATVADAVRWMTCMQAQDLGSALWAVGQRVPGTAASDVRAALDAGTVVRSWPMRGTLHLLAPEDLRWILGITGERLMKSVAARHRELGITSGDISQCRDIAFKTTEALKAGGAPGASREQLFQAFEDAGQTTKAQRGIHLLGSLCQRAWLVQGPMAGSNGKVGVQQLFVPFDEWIPDSRDLDREEGIAELLFRYVRSHGPATIRDFAWWSQVPLTEARAALHAVKDRLVELEFGSSSYWLSPETAAMLDDAVPGSRPMLALPGFDEFLLGYQDRGLVLAPEHAELVVPGKNGVFKRIMVSGGEVVGTWARTVNGKSVGVAPEPFAGELGPAAERSFQAQGRAYLKFMAA, encoded by the coding sequence ATGCCTTCCCAGAGAGCCACTCTTACTCCGCGCATCATGGGACGGTTGCGGCTGGCCAGTCAGGGCCTGCTGGGCGGCGGCTTTGCTACCGTCGCTGATGCGGTCCGTTGGATGACCTGCATGCAGGCGCAGGACCTTGGTTCAGCGTTGTGGGCGGTGGGCCAGCGCGTGCCAGGGACTGCTGCTTCAGATGTCAGGGCAGCACTCGACGCCGGGACGGTGGTCCGCTCGTGGCCCATGCGGGGCACCCTTCACTTACTCGCCCCTGAAGATCTCCGCTGGATTCTGGGTATCACCGGTGAACGGTTGATGAAATCGGTAGCGGCACGCCACCGCGAGCTGGGCATCACGTCCGGGGACATCAGCCAATGCCGGGACATCGCTTTCAAAACTACAGAAGCACTCAAAGCAGGGGGCGCGCCGGGAGCAAGCCGCGAACAGCTGTTTCAGGCTTTCGAAGACGCGGGCCAAACCACCAAGGCCCAGCGTGGCATCCACCTGTTGGGAAGTCTTTGCCAGCGTGCTTGGCTGGTGCAAGGACCCATGGCGGGGAGCAACGGCAAAGTGGGTGTGCAACAACTGTTCGTGCCCTTTGACGAGTGGATTCCGGACTCTAGGGACCTGGACCGCGAGGAAGGGATTGCGGAGCTGCTGTTCCGCTATGTCCGCAGTCATGGCCCGGCAACCATCAGGGATTTTGCGTGGTGGAGCCAAGTGCCCCTCACCGAGGCCCGTGCCGCTCTCCATGCGGTGAAAGACCGTTTGGTTGAGCTGGAGTTCGGCAGCAGCAGCTACTGGCTCTCGCCGGAAACGGCAGCAATGCTCGACGACGCCGTCCCCGGCTCCCGCCCTATGCTGGCGCTCCCGGGGTTCGACGAATTCCTGCTCGGTTACCAGGACCGCGGCCTGGTGCTGGCTCCTGAGCACGCGGAACTGGTGGTGCCGGGTAAGAACGGGGTGTTCAAGAGGATTATGGTCTCCGGCGGCGAAGTGGTGGGAACGTGGGCCAGGACAGTGAACGGAAAGAGTGTGGGGGTTGCTCCGGAGCCGTTCGCGGGGGAGCTGGGCCCGGCCGCTGAACGGTCTTTCCAAGCCCAGGGCCGCGCCTACCTGAAGTTCATGGCCGCCTGA
- a CDS encoding UDP-N-acetylmuramate dehydrogenase: MTQTLLSELTTAAVGGPAGNYIEARTEAGIIDAVRSADAAGEKLLIIGGGSNLLISDDGYAGTVLKIASEGFTVNSEDSCGGVSVVVQAGHNWDALVEYAVLHAWSGLEALSGIPGATCATPVQNVGAYGADVSQTIAAVRTWDRERNAVQTFTNSELKFGYRDSILKQTTVEGSPRYVVLTVEFQLPLGRMSAPIRYAELARVLGVEAGKRAYSNDVRREVLRLRASKGMVLDAADRDTYSTGSFFTNPIVPAELASALPENAPKYPAGDNGLVKLSAAWLIDQAGFGKGFGLEESSVSGGRASLSTKHTLAITNRGSASASDMVAIAREVRAGVVERFGIELHPEPLLIGVKL, from the coding sequence GTGACCCAAACGCTGCTTTCCGAACTGACCACTGCTGCTGTTGGCGGCCCCGCGGGTAACTATATTGAGGCCCGCACTGAGGCCGGGATCATTGACGCCGTCCGGTCTGCCGATGCAGCAGGAGAAAAACTCCTGATCATCGGCGGCGGATCCAACCTGCTGATCTCCGACGACGGCTACGCAGGGACCGTCCTGAAGATCGCCTCCGAGGGGTTCACCGTGAACTCGGAGGACAGCTGCGGAGGTGTGTCCGTAGTTGTGCAGGCAGGACACAACTGGGACGCACTGGTGGAATACGCGGTGCTTCACGCCTGGTCCGGACTGGAAGCGTTGTCCGGAATCCCGGGAGCCACCTGCGCAACCCCAGTGCAGAACGTGGGAGCCTACGGCGCGGACGTTTCCCAAACCATTGCAGCTGTGCGCACTTGGGACCGTGAACGCAACGCGGTGCAGACCTTCACCAACTCCGAGCTCAAATTCGGATACCGCGACTCCATCCTGAAGCAAACCACCGTTGAAGGCTCGCCGCGCTACGTGGTGCTCACTGTGGAGTTCCAGTTGCCGCTGGGACGAATGAGTGCCCCTATCCGGTATGCGGAACTGGCCCGTGTGCTGGGCGTGGAAGCCGGCAAGCGTGCTTACTCCAATGATGTGCGCAGGGAAGTCCTGAGGCTCCGCGCATCCAAGGGCATGGTCCTCGATGCTGCTGACAGGGATACCTATTCCACCGGATCATTTTTCACCAACCCGATAGTCCCCGCGGAGCTCGCCTCCGCCCTTCCGGAGAACGCGCCCAAGTACCCTGCAGGGGACAACGGCCTGGTGAAACTCTCCGCTGCCTGGCTGATTGATCAGGCGGGCTTCGGCAAGGGCTTCGGGTTGGAAGAATCCAGTGTGTCCGGTGGTCGGGCCTCCCTGTCCACCAAGCACACTCTTGCCATCACCAACAGGGGTTCAGCATCGGCTTCGGACATGGTGGCCATCGCGCGTGAGGTGCGTGCAGGCGTCGTCGAACGGTTTGGCATTGAACTGCACCCGGAACCGTTGCTGATCGGCGTGAAGTTATAG
- a CDS encoding sugar MFS transporter, whose protein sequence is MSRWRAAVLASYGASGIAFATWVSRLPAIRDGLNLTPGGIGLLLMCMTVASFISISASGLIVLRLGPKLTTRIGSSMVGAGLVTVGVGTSLMANPLVVAAGLVILGLGTASWNTASNVEGASLERGLERHIMPHLHGAFSLGTVAAAGFGAWAAAIHMPVFWHFLISGVVVTSSVVTATFWFRAEKTAAATQSYRARETDTFQDPSTGPLPIITTDSAGAQADSSKAAAPLDNKRLVALAWRDRRTLLIGVLVLGLALAEGAAGDWVALALADGYGQSDAAGAVGYGLFVTFMTIGRFAGTVILDRFGRVVVMRWCSATAVVGLSLFVFSPVPWLAFVALAVWGLGASLGFPVGMSAAADDPVHAAARVSVVSTIGYGAFLCGPPLLGLLAEHFGILHSLLAPLVLLVVSFFLAPLAGRKTVESAQPNEAR, encoded by the coding sequence ATGTCGCGGTGGCGCGCCGCTGTTCTTGCCTCCTACGGCGCCAGTGGCATCGCCTTCGCCACGTGGGTTTCCCGCTTGCCCGCCATCCGCGACGGCCTGAACCTCACGCCGGGTGGCATCGGCCTCTTGCTCATGTGCATGACGGTTGCCTCCTTCATCTCGATCTCGGCCTCGGGCCTGATTGTGCTGCGGCTTGGCCCCAAACTGACCACCAGGATCGGCAGCAGCATGGTGGGTGCAGGCCTGGTCACGGTGGGTGTTGGTACCTCCCTGATGGCCAATCCATTGGTGGTGGCCGCAGGTCTGGTGATCCTGGGCCTGGGTACGGCCAGTTGGAACACTGCATCCAACGTGGAAGGTGCCTCGCTCGAGCGCGGGTTGGAACGGCACATCATGCCTCACCTGCACGGGGCCTTCAGTTTGGGAACTGTGGCCGCTGCCGGCTTTGGGGCCTGGGCGGCTGCCATCCACATGCCGGTGTTCTGGCATTTCCTGATCTCGGGCGTGGTTGTGACGTCCTCGGTGGTTACCGCCACCTTCTGGTTCCGCGCTGAGAAAACCGCTGCCGCTACGCAGAGCTACCGTGCGCGGGAAACCGATACGTTCCAGGATCCGTCCACAGGTCCGCTTCCTATCATCACCACCGACTCGGCCGGCGCCCAGGCGGACTCATCCAAAGCTGCCGCTCCGTTGGACAACAAGCGCCTGGTGGCTCTTGCCTGGCGCGACCGGCGGACCCTGTTGATCGGCGTACTGGTCCTCGGCCTGGCACTGGCCGAAGGAGCCGCGGGGGACTGGGTAGCGCTGGCACTAGCTGACGGCTACGGCCAGTCCGATGCTGCAGGTGCTGTGGGCTACGGGTTGTTCGTGACGTTCATGACCATCGGCCGCTTCGCAGGAACGGTCATCCTTGACCGCTTTGGGCGTGTGGTGGTGATGCGCTGGTGCTCGGCCACCGCCGTCGTGGGCCTTTCGCTTTTTGTGTTCTCTCCGGTTCCGTGGCTTGCGTTCGTGGCGTTGGCGGTGTGGGGGCTGGGCGCTTCGCTGGGGTTCCCCGTAGGAATGTCCGCAGCCGCCGATGATCCGGTTCATGCCGCGGCCCGGGTATCGGTGGTGTCCACCATTGGTTACGGTGCTTTCCTGTGCGGCCCTCCGCTGCTTGGCCTGTTGGCTGAACACTTCGGAATCCTGCATTCCCTCCTGGCCCCTTTGGTGTTGCTGGTGGTCAGCTTCTTCCTGGCACCGCTGGCCGGCCGGAAAACGGTGGAGTCGGCACAGCCCAACGAAGCCCGTTAG
- a CDS encoding MaoC family dehydratase: protein MSPAFEELTVGQEIGTRSIDVTRQDLVKYAGASGDFNPIHWNEAFATSVELPGVIAHGMFTMGAAVQLVSDWAGDPAAVVDYQTRFTKPVLVTDTTGTDQPGAVIDVTGVVGALDADARTARIDLTVVAGGQKVLMKSQAVVKVS from the coding sequence ATGAGCCCTGCATTCGAAGAACTGACGGTCGGCCAGGAAATCGGCACCCGCAGCATTGATGTCACCCGCCAGGACCTGGTCAAGTACGCCGGAGCATCGGGAGACTTCAACCCGATCCACTGGAACGAGGCTTTCGCCACCTCCGTGGAACTTCCCGGGGTCATCGCCCACGGCATGTTCACCATGGGCGCGGCCGTGCAGCTGGTGAGCGACTGGGCCGGCGACCCCGCCGCCGTCGTTGATTACCAGACCCGCTTCACCAAGCCCGTCCTGGTTACGGACACCACCGGTACCGATCAGCCCGGCGCTGTTATTGACGTCACCGGTGTTGTAGGAGCGCTCGACGCCGATGCCCGCACCGCGCGCATCGACCTCACCGTCGTGGCGGGCGGCCAGAAGGTCCTCATGAAGTCACAGGCAGTTGTGAAGGTCTCTTGA
- a CDS encoding MaoC family dehydratase N-terminal domain-containing protein translates to MSINPDLQGRSYPAAEVYDVGREKIREFAHAVKASNPAHFDVEAAKALGHSDLVAPPTFAIIVAQRADAQLVQDPESGIDFSRVVHADQRFTHHRAIVAGDRLVAELHVDGVRAMGGGAMITTRSEISTEEGEKVATTTSSILVRGEGQ, encoded by the coding sequence ATGAGTATCAATCCGGACCTGCAGGGCCGAAGCTACCCTGCCGCAGAGGTATACGACGTCGGTCGTGAAAAGATCCGCGAATTCGCCCACGCTGTAAAAGCCAGCAACCCGGCGCATTTCGATGTTGAAGCAGCCAAGGCGCTGGGGCACAGCGACCTCGTTGCCCCGCCAACGTTCGCCATCATCGTCGCCCAGCGTGCCGACGCCCAGTTGGTTCAGGATCCGGAGTCGGGCATCGACTTCTCGCGGGTGGTCCACGCTGACCAGCGTTTCACGCACCACCGTGCAATCGTGGCCGGCGACCGCCTTGTTGCCGAGCTGCACGTCGACGGCGTCCGCGCCATGGGCGGGGGAGCCATGATCACCACCCGCTCCGAAATTTCCACTGAAGAGGGCGAAAAGGTGGCCACCACAACTTCGTCCATCCTGGTCCGCGGAGAGGGACAGTAA
- a CDS encoding DUF3188 domain-containing protein, which yields MLEQFWATAPTSYKVLVFSAMGLIAIGLVLSIVGNTSGNQGLAMASLPVIGAGLLLHVTGLVVRGQKIRKSYKK from the coding sequence GTGCTGGAACAATTTTGGGCTACTGCCCCCACGTCGTACAAAGTGCTGGTTTTCAGCGCCATGGGGTTGATCGCCATCGGGCTGGTCCTGTCCATTGTGGGCAACACCTCCGGGAACCAGGGCCTGGCCATGGCTTCGCTGCCAGTCATCGGTGCCGGCCTGCTGCTTCACGTCACTGGACTGGTGGTGCGGGGCCAGAAGATCCGCAAGAGCTACAAGAAGTAA
- a CDS encoding DUF2797 domain-containing protein — MLVHGVSWDSPSPSLRLFTPDAEFLDVALALGSALGLRVIPGVWCLGHTKVHGPGDRTHIPCPGSSPAERGKQCGACFARDDSRLMHDFHRGTSVPAGLRAYLMQPHWLYVATFANCATKVGTASAPRKWNRLAEQGAVHASYVAHAEDGRVVRVLEDMVTCELGLVQQVRSASKAAGLVEPRAAVELLALNRQHAGRVRELLGGLAMTGYAVVEEEWDRPALAERLCGAGAEGSRRHPYPATFDGGGHGLRIRSLSGAITLAGLPDATGNDVEGSFVADLGALKGRKIEFGPHTTVIPALQDSLF, encoded by the coding sequence ATGCTTGTCCACGGAGTCTCGTGGGATTCCCCTTCCCCTTCGCTTCGGCTGTTCACGCCGGATGCTGAGTTCCTTGATGTTGCGTTGGCCCTGGGCTCAGCCCTGGGCCTGCGTGTTATCCCCGGTGTGTGGTGCCTCGGACACACGAAGGTCCACGGGCCTGGGGATCGTACGCATATTCCCTGCCCCGGGTCTTCACCTGCCGAGCGTGGAAAGCAGTGCGGGGCCTGCTTTGCCCGGGACGACTCCCGGCTGATGCACGACTTCCACCGTGGCACATCAGTTCCTGCAGGCCTGCGTGCTTACCTGATGCAGCCCCACTGGCTTTATGTGGCCACCTTTGCCAACTGTGCCACCAAAGTGGGGACGGCCTCGGCCCCGCGGAAATGGAACCGGCTTGCTGAACAGGGCGCTGTTCATGCCTCCTATGTTGCGCACGCCGAAGATGGCCGCGTTGTTCGTGTCCTGGAGGACATGGTCACTTGCGAGCTCGGCCTGGTTCAACAAGTCCGTTCCGCGTCCAAGGCAGCGGGCCTCGTGGAGCCGCGTGCCGCCGTCGAACTCCTGGCTTTGAACCGTCAGCATGCCGGCCGGGTGCGCGAGCTGCTCGGTGGCTTGGCCATGACCGGCTATGCCGTTGTTGAGGAAGAGTGGGACCGGCCGGCTTTGGCGGAGCGGCTCTGTGGTGCCGGTGCCGAGGGGAGTCGCCGCCATCCTTACCCGGCAACGTTCGACGGCGGCGGGCACGGTTTGCGGATCCGCTCACTGTCCGGGGCGATCACCTTGGCCGGCCTCCCTGACGCAACAGGAAACGACGTCGAGGGCAGCTTCGTGGCAGACCTTGGCGCGTTGAAGGGCCGCAAGATCGAGTTCGGCCCCCACACAACCGTGATCCCCGCGCTGCAGGACTCCCTCTTCTGA
- a CDS encoding HpcH/HpaI aldolase/citrate lyase family protein — translation MTSSIAAESVRPTRNIPADIARSWLLVNAMKTELFDESAGSRADAIILDIEDAVDPSQKDMARENVVNWLTAGGKAWVRINDATSKFWADDLAGLRGTPGLLGVMLAKTESADQVTESYHRMDGKTPVVALVESALGIEEANHIARAQGAFRLAFGSGDFRRDTGMAATPEAMAYPRAKLVVASRVGNLPGPIDGPTVGTNHPILREQTGITVTMGMTGKLCLAIDQTTVINEVISPTPSDVAWATDFMSDFEANGRVIRDGSDLPRLGRAEKIMKLAVAFGVQPSL, via the coding sequence ATGACGTCTAGCATCGCCGCCGAATCAGTTCGGCCTACCCGCAATATTCCCGCCGACATCGCCCGCTCATGGCTCCTTGTGAATGCCATGAAAACGGAGCTTTTTGACGAATCCGCGGGTTCACGGGCAGACGCCATCATCCTTGATATTGAAGACGCCGTTGACCCGTCCCAGAAGGACATGGCCCGCGAGAACGTGGTCAACTGGCTCACTGCCGGCGGCAAGGCGTGGGTCCGTATCAATGACGCCACCAGCAAGTTCTGGGCGGACGACCTCGCTGGCCTCCGCGGCACCCCGGGCCTGCTGGGCGTCATGCTCGCCAAGACCGAGTCCGCTGACCAAGTCACTGAGTCCTACCACCGCATGGACGGCAAGACTCCCGTTGTTGCTCTCGTCGAGTCCGCTCTGGGCATCGAGGAAGCCAACCACATCGCGCGTGCGCAGGGCGCTTTCCGCCTTGCGTTCGGTTCCGGCGATTTCCGCCGCGACACCGGCATGGCGGCCACCCCGGAGGCCATGGCCTACCCCCGCGCCAAGCTGGTTGTCGCCAGCCGCGTTGGTAACCTCCCGGGCCCCATCGACGGTCCCACCGTGGGCACCAACCACCCCATCCTGCGCGAGCAGACGGGCATCACGGTGACCATGGGCATGACCGGCAAGCTGTGCCTGGCAATCGATCAGACCACCGTGATCAACGAGGTCATCAGCCCCACACCGTCGGACGTTGCCTGGGCCACGGACTTCATGAGCGACTTCGAAGCCAACGGCCGCGTGATCCGCGATGGCTCGGACCTTCCGCGTTTGGGCCGTGCTGAGAAGATCATGAAGCTCGCAGTGGCCTTCGGAGTCCAGCCCTCCCTGTAG
- a CDS encoding ABC transporter substrate-binding protein, translating to MKLHLPLLSVAAAVVLALTVSGCGGAAEAGQGGPAGTEVKELRYQGSANNVTFPELAADLGYLGDLKLNWVGNTTSGPQDIQSAATNQTDVGGAFSGAVVKLIEAGAPVKAVTNYYGSDEKTFSGYYVKADSSIKEPRDLIGKKIAVNTLGAHHEAVINTWLTKNGLSQDEIKQVQLVPLAPNDTEEAIRRGQVDAGTLGGVLQDRAIEAGGLRSLFSDVELFGTFAGGQIVLRNDFIEKNPNTTRTFTTGVAKAIKWAAETPREEVIARFTKIIESRGRNESTANLKFWKSPGVPDAGVIKDEDFTRWEAWLSSAGIVKDKLTPSKYYTNEFNELAAAKG from the coding sequence ATGAAACTGCACCTGCCCCTGCTGAGCGTCGCGGCCGCCGTCGTACTAGCGCTGACGGTGTCCGGCTGCGGCGGTGCAGCTGAAGCCGGACAGGGCGGCCCGGCCGGCACCGAAGTGAAAGAGCTCCGGTACCAGGGCTCGGCCAACAACGTCACCTTTCCTGAACTTGCCGCGGACCTGGGATACCTCGGGGACCTGAAGTTGAACTGGGTGGGAAACACCACCAGCGGCCCCCAGGACATCCAGTCGGCAGCAACCAACCAAACGGACGTGGGCGGTGCCTTCTCCGGTGCGGTGGTCAAGCTCATTGAAGCCGGCGCACCGGTCAAGGCCGTCACCAACTACTACGGCTCTGATGAGAAGACGTTCAGCGGCTACTACGTCAAAGCTGACAGCTCCATCAAAGAACCCAGGGATCTGATCGGCAAGAAGATCGCGGTGAACACGCTCGGCGCGCACCACGAAGCCGTCATCAACACCTGGTTGACCAAGAACGGCCTCAGCCAGGACGAGATCAAGCAGGTCCAGTTGGTTCCGCTGGCACCGAACGACACTGAGGAAGCCATCCGTCGCGGCCAGGTGGATGCCGGGACACTGGGCGGGGTGCTGCAGGACCGGGCCATTGAGGCCGGTGGACTGAGATCGCTGTTCAGCGATGTGGAACTGTTCGGAACCTTTGCCGGCGGACAGATTGTGCTCCGCAATGACTTCATCGAGAAGAACCCGAACACCACCCGCACGTTCACCACCGGTGTTGCCAAGGCCATTAAGTGGGCTGCGGAAACACCCCGTGAGGAAGTCATTGCCCGCTTCACCAAAATCATCGAAAGCCGCGGACGCAACGAGAGCACGGCCAACCTGAAGTTCTGGAAGAGCCCGGGAGTCCCGGACGCAGGAGTGATCAAGGACGAGGATTTCACCCGTTGGGAGGCCTGGCTCAGTTCAGCGGGCATCGTCAAGGACAAGCTCACCCCGTCCAAGTACTACACGAACGAGTTCAACGAGCTCGCTGCAGCGAAGGGATAG
- a CDS encoding ABC transporter ATP-binding protein, translating to MTAKISLRNVTKEFTVRATKTAAASRLTAIDTLSLDVRDGEFLTLVGPSGSGKTTLLDLLAGLSTPTSGEVLVDGKAVTGPGKDRAVVFQQYALFPWRTASANVSIGLEGVGPDGRKLNRRERAAKASEYLALVGLAGFEDRYPHELSGGMKQRVAIARSLAYEPDVLLMDEPFAALDAQTREQLQDELLRIWKATGKTIVFITHGIDEAVYLGERVAVLSARPGRLKEIVDINIPDRDGDEDIRSHPAFVEHRHQVWTLLHDEVRRAQDAGHRKILPDGSAPDEPATTIERSAA from the coding sequence ATGACCGCCAAAATCAGCCTCCGGAACGTTACCAAGGAATTCACGGTCCGGGCCACCAAAACAGCCGCCGCCTCGCGGCTGACCGCCATCGATACCCTCAGCCTGGACGTCCGCGACGGCGAGTTCCTCACCCTGGTGGGGCCCAGCGGTTCAGGCAAGACCACCCTCCTGGACCTCCTCGCGGGCCTTTCCACTCCCACCTCCGGTGAAGTCCTGGTGGACGGCAAGGCCGTGACCGGGCCTGGTAAGGACCGGGCCGTGGTGTTCCAGCAGTATGCGTTGTTCCCATGGCGGACTGCCTCGGCAAATGTCTCGATCGGCCTTGAAGGCGTGGGGCCAGACGGCAGGAAGCTGAACCGGAGGGAACGGGCCGCGAAAGCCAGTGAATACCTGGCGTTGGTGGGACTGGCGGGCTTCGAGGACCGCTACCCGCACGAACTTTCCGGTGGCATGAAGCAGCGCGTGGCGATCGCCCGCAGCCTGGCTTACGAACCGGATGTGCTGCTGATGGACGAACCGTTCGCTGCCCTGGATGCCCAAACCCGCGAGCAATTGCAGGATGAGCTCCTCAGGATTTGGAAGGCCACGGGCAAGACGATCGTTTTCATCACGCACGGCATTGACGAAGCCGTGTACCTCGGCGAGCGCGTGGCCGTGCTGAGTGCGAGGCCGGGCAGGCTCAAGGAAATTGTGGACATCAACATCCCGGACCGCGACGGCGATGAGGACATCCGCTCCCACCCGGCGTTTGTTGAGCACCGCCATCAGGTGTGGACGCTCCTTCATGACGAGGTCCGCCGTGCCCAGGACGCCGGCCATCGCAAGATCCTGCCCGATGGCAGCGCACCGGACGAACCGGCAACCACCATTGAAAGGAGTGCCGCCTGA